One window of Burkholderia vietnamiensis LMG 10929 genomic DNA carries:
- the waaF gene encoding lipopolysaccharide heptosyltransferase II, with protein sequence MRRALVIAPNWIGDALMAQPLFALLKKLHPRIAIDAVAPSWVAPVLERMPEIHDVYATDLAHGKLQLLRRWQLASDLRDVGYDAAYVLPNSLKSAVIPWLANIPLRIGYTGEHRYGLLNVRHANPDKSAERPPMTTHYAALAYAPGAKLPESMKTLPAPRLDADLNETARVSARFNLDTRKPLVVFCPGAEYGPAKRWPPEHFATLATIVHQSFPYTQIVALGSQKDAAAAQAIADHAPNVRNLCGQTSLSEACALIARANAVVTNDSGLMHVAAALRRPLVALYGSTDPRHTPPLSELAKVQWLHLECSPCFERECPLGHLNCLRELGPEQVFGDLRGMLVGQR encoded by the coding sequence ATGCGTCGAGCGCTGGTTATCGCACCGAACTGGATCGGTGACGCATTGATGGCGCAGCCGCTTTTTGCGCTGCTGAAGAAGCTCCATCCCCGCATCGCGATCGATGCCGTCGCACCCAGCTGGGTCGCGCCGGTGCTCGAGCGGATGCCGGAGATCCACGATGTCTACGCGACCGACCTCGCCCACGGCAAGCTGCAGCTGCTGCGCCGCTGGCAGCTCGCGAGCGACCTGCGCGACGTCGGCTACGACGCGGCGTACGTGCTGCCGAATTCGTTGAAGTCGGCCGTGATCCCGTGGCTCGCGAACATCCCGCTGCGGATCGGCTACACGGGCGAGCACCGCTACGGCTTGCTGAACGTGCGGCACGCGAACCCCGACAAGTCGGCCGAGCGGCCGCCGATGACGACCCACTACGCGGCGCTCGCCTATGCGCCGGGCGCGAAGCTGCCCGAGTCGATGAAGACGCTGCCCGCGCCGCGCCTCGACGCCGATCTGAACGAGACGGCGCGCGTGTCGGCGCGTTTCAATCTCGATACGCGCAAGCCGCTCGTCGTGTTCTGCCCGGGCGCCGAATACGGCCCGGCCAAGCGTTGGCCGCCCGAGCATTTCGCGACGCTGGCGACGATCGTCCACCAGTCGTTCCCGTATACGCAGATCGTCGCGCTCGGCTCGCAGAAGGACGCCGCGGCCGCGCAGGCGATCGCCGACCACGCGCCGAACGTGCGCAACCTGTGCGGGCAGACGTCGCTGTCCGAGGCATGTGCGCTGATCGCGCGCGCGAACGCCGTCGTCACCAACGATTCCGGGCTGATGCACGTGGCCGCGGCGCTGCGCCGGCCGCTCGTCGCGCTGTACGGGTCGACGGATCCGCGCCACACCCCTCCGCTGTCGGAGCTGGCGAAGGTACAATGGCTGCATCTCGAATGCAGTCCCTGCTTCGAACGCGAATGCCCGCTCGGCCATCTGAACTGCCTGCGCGAGCTCGGCCCGGAGCAGGTATTCGGCGACTTGCGCGGCATGCTCGTCGGGCAGCGCTGA
- a CDS encoding nuclear transport factor 2 family protein gives MPRFARLFEAAADTLNAYYQAVADANLDALLGLWIDEDFASCVWADGEHLHGLDQIRSGLANRLATRPVTIEPLDIRVYDSLGTVVYTIAEAHQQADLTAEPDMVFATYVMIHERGEWRIAHIHASPIPEQAAGQFAAKIRHGQGPLH, from the coding sequence ATGCCACGTTTTGCCCGCCTTTTCGAAGCCGCCGCCGATACGCTGAACGCTTACTACCAGGCCGTCGCCGACGCCAATCTCGACGCGCTGCTGGGGTTGTGGATCGACGAGGACTTCGCCAGCTGCGTGTGGGCCGACGGCGAGCATCTGCACGGCCTCGACCAGATCCGCAGCGGCCTCGCGAACCGGCTCGCCACCCGCCCGGTGACGATCGAGCCGCTCGACATCCGCGTGTACGACAGTCTCGGCACCGTCGTCTATACGATCGCCGAGGCCCATCAGCAGGCCGACCTGACGGCCGAACCCGACATGGTGTTCGCGACGTACGTGATGATTCACGAGCGTGGCGAGTGGCGCATCGCGCATATCCACGCGAGCCCGATTCCCGAACAGGCGGCCGGACAATTCGCCGCGAAGATCCGTCACGGGCAGGGTCCGCTGCACTGA
- a CDS encoding AzlD domain-containing protein — MSATEIWLVIVGMTIVTAVTRALFLIGGERTVLPERAQRALRYAPAAALVAVVLPDVLETPAGLSFALTNHPFYAALAGLGWFLWRRSMLGTIVSGMLVFTVLRILF; from the coding sequence GTGAGTGCGACCGAAATCTGGCTCGTGATCGTCGGGATGACCATCGTCACGGCCGTCACGCGCGCGTTGTTCCTGATCGGCGGCGAGCGCACCGTGCTGCCCGAGCGCGCGCAGCGCGCGCTGCGCTATGCGCCGGCCGCCGCCTTGGTTGCCGTGGTGCTGCCCGACGTGCTGGAGACGCCGGCCGGCCTGTCGTTCGCGCTGACCAATCATCCGTTTTACGCGGCGCTCGCCGGCCTCGGCTGGTTCCTGTGGCGCCGCAGCATGCTCGGCACGATCGTCAGCGGCATGCTCGTGTTCACCGTGCTGCGGATCCTGTTCTGA
- a CDS encoding AzlC family ABC transporter permease: protein MLARLSATDRFALIQGARDYSPTLMAILSWGLVTGIAMSKSVMTLGQASAMSILVYAGSSQLAVLPLLVAKLPLWTILLTATMVNMRFVIFSAGLAPHFSYLPLWRRVAIGYFNGDVIYLLFQKQGFAYGHVPGKEAYFWGMALASWASWQASSLAGILLASFFPASWGLELAGTLALIPIMVSAVANRSTLVAVAVAGIVSLVLFDLPYRLALPIAVLAALAAGCTADFFVERADWRRIRTEIVHEKESE from the coding sequence ATGCTCGCTCGCTTGTCCGCCACCGACCGCTTCGCGCTGATCCAGGGCGCGCGCGACTATTCCCCGACCTTGATGGCGATCCTCTCCTGGGGGCTCGTCACCGGCATCGCGATGAGCAAGTCGGTGATGACGCTCGGGCAGGCGAGCGCGATGTCGATCCTGGTGTACGCGGGTTCGTCGCAGCTCGCGGTGCTGCCGCTGCTCGTCGCGAAGCTGCCGCTCTGGACGATCCTGCTCACCGCCACGATGGTCAACATGCGCTTCGTGATCTTCAGCGCCGGCCTCGCACCCCATTTCTCCTACCTGCCGCTGTGGCGGCGCGTCGCGATCGGCTATTTCAACGGCGACGTGATCTACCTGCTGTTCCAGAAGCAGGGCTTCGCCTACGGCCACGTGCCGGGCAAGGAGGCGTACTTCTGGGGGATGGCGCTCGCCAGCTGGGCGTCGTGGCAGGCGTCGTCGCTCGCCGGCATCCTGCTCGCGAGCTTCTTTCCGGCGAGCTGGGGGCTCGAGCTGGCCGGCACGCTCGCGCTGATTCCGATCATGGTGTCGGCGGTCGCGAACCGCTCGACGCTCGTGGCGGTCGCGGTGGCCGGCATCGTGTCGCTCGTGCTGTTCGACCTGCCGTACCGGCTCGCGCTGCCGATCGCGGTGCTCGCGGCGCTGGCCGCCGGCTGCACCGCCGATTTCTTCGTCGAGCGCGCCGACTGGCGGCGCATCCGTACCGAAATCGTGCACGAGAAGGAGAGCGAGTGA
- the pyk gene encoding pyruvate kinase yields MQRATKIVATIGPASSSPEILLQMMQAGLDVVRLNFSHGTADDHRQRAEMVREAARKVGREIAIMADLQGPKIRVGKFENGKTTLAPGQAFILDAGCELGNDERVGLDYKELPRDLKPGDLLLLNDGLIVLTVERVLGEEIHTIVKVGGELSNNKGINRQGGGLSAPALTAKDMEDIRTAMSLGADLVAVSFPKNATDMEMARQLANIAGAPYGIKPKMIAKIERAEAIPALQSILDASDGIMVARGDLAVEVGNAAVPALQKRMIRMARESNKLVITATQMMESMIHAPVPTRAEVSDVANAVLDGTDAVMLSAETAAGKYPVVTIETMAAVCVEAEKSEHVELDKDFLDRTFTRIDQSIAMGALFTAYHLGAKAIVALTESGATALWMSRHYTHVPIFALTPRVGSERTMALYRNVTPLHVDFNSDRDAALQAALEMIVKQGYVQHGDMVVLTVGEPMGQAGGTNTLKIVRVGEHY; encoded by the coding sequence ATGCAGCGCGCCACCAAGATAGTCGCCACGATCGGTCCGGCCTCCAGTTCGCCGGAGATTCTGCTGCAGATGATGCAGGCGGGCCTCGACGTCGTGCGGCTCAATTTTTCGCACGGCACGGCCGACGATCATCGCCAGCGCGCCGAGATGGTGCGCGAGGCCGCCCGCAAGGTCGGCCGCGAGATCGCGATCATGGCCGACCTGCAGGGTCCGAAGATCCGCGTCGGCAAGTTCGAGAACGGCAAGACCACGCTGGCGCCGGGCCAGGCGTTCATCCTCGACGCGGGTTGCGAGCTCGGCAACGACGAGCGCGTCGGCCTCGACTACAAGGAACTGCCGCGCGACCTGAAGCCGGGCGACCTGCTGCTGCTGAACGACGGCCTGATCGTGCTGACCGTCGAGCGCGTGCTCGGCGAGGAGATCCACACGATCGTCAAGGTGGGCGGCGAGCTGTCGAACAACAAGGGCATCAATCGTCAGGGCGGCGGCCTGTCGGCGCCCGCGCTGACCGCGAAGGACATGGAGGACATCCGCACCGCGATGTCGCTCGGCGCGGATCTCGTCGCGGTGTCGTTCCCGAAGAATGCCACCGACATGGAAATGGCGCGCCAGCTCGCGAACATCGCGGGCGCGCCGTACGGCATCAAGCCGAAGATGATCGCGAAGATCGAGCGCGCCGAGGCGATTCCGGCGCTGCAGAGCATCCTCGATGCGTCCGACGGGATCATGGTCGCGCGCGGCGACCTCGCGGTCGAAGTGGGCAACGCGGCCGTGCCGGCGCTGCAGAAGCGGATGATCCGGATGGCGCGCGAGTCGAACAAGCTCGTGATCACCGCGACGCAGATGATGGAATCGATGATCCACGCGCCGGTGCCGACGCGCGCCGAAGTGTCGGACGTCGCGAACGCGGTGCTCGACGGCACCGACGCGGTGATGCTGTCGGCCGAAACGGCCGCCGGTAAGTATCCGGTCGTCACGATCGAGACGATGGCGGCGGTGTGCGTCGAAGCGGAAAAATCGGAGCACGTCGAACTCGACAAGGATTTCCTCGACCGCACGTTCACGCGTATCGACCAGTCGATCGCGATGGGCGCGCTGTTCACCGCGTATCACCTGGGTGCGAAGGCGATCGTCGCGCTGACCGAATCGGGCGCGACCGCGCTGTGGATGTCGCGTCACTACACGCACGTGCCGATCTTCGCGCTGACGCCGCGCGTCGGCAGCGAGCGCACGATGGCGCTGTACCGCAACGTGACGCCGCTGCACGTCGACTTCAACAGCGACCGCGACGCCGCGCTGCAGGCGGCGCTCGAGATGATCGTCAAGCAGGGCTACGTGCAGCACGGCGACATGGTCGTGCTGACCGTCGGCGAGCCGATGGGGCAGGCGGGCGGCACCAATACGCTGAAGATCGTGCGGGTCGGCGAGCACTATTGA
- a CDS encoding phosphoglycerate kinase, which translates to MSQVKRLTDLIAAGQLAGKRVFIRADLNVPQDDHGNITEDTRVRASVPAIRAALDAGAAVMVTSHLGRPTEGEFKPEDSLAPVAKRLAELLGRDVPLVSNWVENGVNVAPGQVVLLENCRVNKGEKKNSDELAQKMAKLCDIYVNDAFGTAHRAEATTHGIAKYAPVACAGPLLAAELDALGKALGNPARPLVAIVAGSKVSTKLTILKSLAGKVDQLIVGGGIANTFMLAAGLSIGKSLAEADLVAEAKAIIDEARERGASVPIPTDVVTAKEFSPTAAATVKQVADIEADDMILDIGPDTARALASQLEKAGTIVWNGPVGVFEFDQFGNGTKTLADAIAKSSAFSIAGGGDTLAAIAKYGIHDQVSYISTGGGAFLEFLEGKKLPAVEVLETRAA; encoded by the coding sequence ATGAGCCAAGTCAAGCGTCTTACCGACCTGATCGCCGCCGGCCAGCTCGCCGGCAAGCGGGTGTTCATCCGCGCCGACCTGAACGTCCCGCAGGACGATCACGGCAACATCACCGAAGACACGCGCGTGCGCGCGTCCGTGCCGGCGATCCGCGCCGCGCTCGACGCCGGCGCGGCCGTGATGGTCACGTCGCACCTCGGCCGCCCGACCGAAGGCGAATTCAAGCCGGAAGACTCGCTCGCGCCGGTCGCGAAGCGTCTGGCCGAATTGCTCGGCCGCGACGTGCCGCTGGTGTCGAACTGGGTCGAGAACGGCGTGAACGTCGCGCCGGGCCAGGTCGTGCTGCTCGAGAACTGCCGCGTGAACAAGGGCGAGAAGAAGAATTCGGACGAGCTCGCGCAAAAAATGGCGAAGCTCTGCGATATCTACGTGAACGACGCGTTCGGCACCGCGCACCGCGCCGAGGCCACCACCCACGGGATCGCGAAGTACGCGCCGGTCGCCTGCGCGGGCCCGCTGCTTGCTGCCGAACTCGATGCGCTCGGCAAGGCGCTCGGCAACCCTGCGCGTCCGCTCGTCGCGATCGTCGCGGGCTCGAAGGTGTCGACCAAGCTGACCATCCTGAAGTCGCTGGCCGGCAAGGTCGACCAGCTGATCGTCGGCGGCGGCATCGCGAACACGTTCATGCTCGCGGCCGGCCTGTCGATCGGCAAGTCGCTCGCGGAAGCCGATCTGGTCGCCGAAGCGAAGGCGATCATCGACGAGGCGCGCGAGCGCGGCGCGTCGGTGCCGATCCCGACCGACGTCGTGACGGCCAAGGAATTCTCGCCGACGGCCGCGGCCACGGTGAAGCAGGTCGCCGACATCGAAGCGGACGACATGATCCTCGACATCGGTCCCGATACGGCCCGCGCGCTCGCGAGCCAGCTCGAGAAGGCCGGCACGATCGTGTGGAACGGCCCGGTCGGCGTGTTCGAGTTCGACCAGTTCGGCAACGGCACGAAGACGCTTGCCGACGCGATCGCCAAGTCGTCCGCGTTCTCGATCGCGGGCGGCGGCGACACGCTGGCGGCCATCGCGAAGTACGGCATCCACGACCAGGTCAGCTACATCTCGACGGGCGGCGGCGCATTCCTCGAGTTCCTCGAAGGGAAGAAGCTGCCGGCGGTGGAAGTGCTGGAAACGCGGGCGGCCTGA
- a CDS encoding hydrolase, protein MSTASPPTSPLTGASAPADDLLRYRAPRWLPNSHVQTIVPALFARRPAVAYRRERWETPDHDFIDLDWVAHLDSAAPAPDAPLFVLFHGLEGSSGSHYALAMMAAAQANGWHAVVPHFRSCSGELNRQPRFYHLADSAEVDWILRRLAAQHRGPIVAAGVSLGGNVLLRWLGEHRSDTSIVHAAAAISTPIDVHAGGRALSQGFAMVYTRSFLKTLKRKALAKLDQYPGLFDRDAMLRAVTMRDFDEVVTAPLHGFANADDYWTQATTRPLLRAIDVPTLILNARNDPFLPESALPSAADVSPAVELDQPAHGGHAGFMTGPFPGRLDWLSARVFGYCSKFVDHG, encoded by the coding sequence ATGAGTACGGCCTCCCCGCCTACCTCGCCGCTGACCGGGGCCTCGGCCCCCGCCGACGACCTACTGCGCTATCGCGCACCGCGCTGGCTGCCGAACAGCCATGTCCAGACCATCGTGCCCGCGCTGTTCGCGCGGCGTCCGGCCGTCGCGTACCGACGCGAGCGCTGGGAAACCCCCGACCACGACTTCATCGATCTCGACTGGGTCGCGCACCTCGACAGCGCGGCGCCGGCGCCCGATGCGCCGCTGTTCGTGCTGTTCCACGGCCTCGAGGGCAGCTCCGGCTCGCACTATGCGCTCGCGATGATGGCCGCCGCGCAGGCGAACGGCTGGCACGCGGTCGTCCCGCACTTTCGCAGCTGCAGCGGCGAGCTGAATCGCCAGCCGCGCTTTTATCATCTCGCCGACAGCGCCGAAGTCGACTGGATCCTGCGCCGGCTCGCCGCGCAGCATCGCGGGCCGATCGTCGCGGCCGGCGTGTCGCTCGGCGGCAACGTGCTGCTGCGCTGGCTCGGCGAGCATCGCAGCGACACGTCGATCGTGCACGCGGCCGCGGCGATCTCGACGCCGATCGACGTGCATGCGGGCGGCCGCGCGCTGTCGCAGGGCTTCGCGATGGTCTATACGCGCAGCTTCCTCAAGACGCTCAAGCGCAAGGCACTCGCGAAGCTCGATCAATATCCGGGGCTGTTCGACCGCGACGCGATGCTGCGCGCCGTCACGATGCGCGACTTCGACGAAGTCGTCACCGCGCCGCTGCACGGCTTCGCGAACGCCGACGACTACTGGACCCAAGCCACCACGCGCCCGCTGCTGCGCGCGATCGACGTGCCGACGTTGATCCTCAATGCACGCAACGATCCGTTCCTGCCCGAATCCGCGCTGCCGAGCGCCGCCGACGTGTCGCCGGCCGTCGAGCTCGATCAGCCGGCGCACGGCGGTCACGCGGGATTCATGACCGGGCCGTTCCCCGGCCGACTCGACTGGCTGTCGGCGCGTGTGTTCGGCTATTGCTCGAAATTCGTCGACCATGGATGA
- a CDS encoding zinc-finger domain-containing protein, whose product MSEIKEMPLVELTAKDLPAYCPNPAMARWSAHPRVFIDVSHGEARCPYCGTRYKLRDGEVVKGH is encoded by the coding sequence ATGAGCGAAATCAAGGAAATGCCGCTGGTCGAACTGACGGCCAAGGACCTCCCCGCGTATTGCCCGAACCCGGCCATGGCGCGCTGGAGCGCGCACCCGCGCGTGTTCATCGACGTCTCGCACGGCGAGGCACGCTGCCCGTACTGCGGCACGCGCTACAAGCTGCGCGACGGCGAGGTGGTCAAGGGCCACTGA
- a CDS encoding M48 family metalloprotease codes for MRVKQLLAVLLSAALVLPPNGYAQRASAPPLESAAGASPSISTVPSGIATGVFGTYGGAESRFSSADGASAPVANLRAPLRALELPDLGDGSGGSLTPQAERRLGERVMREVRRDPDYLDDWLVRDYLNAMAARLAAAAAARFIGGYMPDFDLFAVRDPQINAFSMPGGFIGVNSGLVVATQTESELASVVGHEMGHVLQRHIARMIGANEKTGYTALATMLLGVLAGVLARSGDLGSAIAMGGQAYAVDNQLRFSRSAEREADRVGFQLLAGAGYDPYGMPGFFERLDRASMGDAGVPAYARTHPLTGERIADMEDRARRAPYRQPRQSAEYGFVRARLRVLQNRAPTDIAAEAHRMQLEIDDRTAPNVAANHYGIALANTLLGQYDAADRALAAARGAFEAGERRADDPTTSSPSLDVLAADLARRAGRTDDAVRLAALAQRRWPASHAAIVAHLQALIAARRFAEAQTLARTQADADPEQPDWWDYLAKASDGKGDVLTRRRALAEKLALDGAWPSAIRQLKEARDAKDVSFYDQSIIGARLLEFEARYKEEREDEKNGRG; via the coding sequence ATGCGTGTCAAACAGTTGCTTGCCGTGTTGCTGTCGGCGGCGCTCGTGCTGCCGCCGAACGGCTATGCGCAGCGCGCGTCGGCGCCGCCGCTCGAGTCGGCGGCCGGCGCGTCGCCGTCGATCTCCACCGTCCCGTCCGGCATCGCGACCGGCGTGTTCGGCACCTACGGCGGCGCGGAAAGCCGGTTCTCCAGCGCCGACGGCGCCTCCGCGCCCGTCGCGAACCTGCGCGCGCCGTTGCGCGCACTGGAACTGCCCGATCTCGGCGACGGCTCCGGCGGCTCGCTCACGCCGCAGGCCGAGCGCCGTCTCGGCGAGCGCGTGATGCGCGAGGTGCGGCGCGACCCCGACTATCTCGACGACTGGCTCGTGCGCGACTACCTGAATGCGATGGCGGCGCGGCTCGCGGCCGCGGCGGCCGCGCGCTTCATCGGCGGCTACATGCCCGACTTCGACCTGTTCGCGGTGCGCGACCCACAGATCAACGCGTTCTCGATGCCGGGCGGCTTCATCGGCGTCAACAGCGGCCTGGTCGTTGCGACGCAGACGGAATCCGAGCTCGCGTCGGTGGTCGGCCACGAGATGGGCCACGTGCTGCAGCGGCACATCGCCCGCATGATCGGCGCGAACGAAAAGACCGGCTACACGGCGCTCGCGACGATGCTGCTCGGCGTGCTGGCCGGCGTGCTCGCGCGCAGCGGCGATCTCGGCAGCGCGATCGCGATGGGCGGCCAGGCATACGCGGTCGACAACCAGCTGCGTTTCTCGCGCTCGGCCGAGCGCGAGGCCGATCGCGTCGGCTTCCAGCTGCTGGCGGGCGCCGGCTATGACCCGTACGGGATGCCGGGCTTCTTCGAGCGGCTCGATCGCGCGTCGATGGGCGACGCGGGCGTGCCGGCCTACGCGCGCACGCATCCGCTGACGGGCGAACGGATCGCCGACATGGAAGATCGCGCCCGCCGCGCGCCGTACCGGCAACCGCGTCAGTCGGCCGAATACGGCTTCGTGCGCGCGCGGCTGCGGGTCCTGCAGAACCGCGCGCCGACCGACATCGCCGCCGAGGCGCACCGGATGCAGCTCGAGATCGACGATCGCACCGCGCCGAACGTCGCGGCGAACCACTACGGCATCGCGCTCGCGAACACGCTGCTCGGCCAGTACGACGCCGCGGACCGCGCGCTCGCGGCGGCGCGCGGCGCATTCGAAGCCGGCGAACGGCGCGCCGACGATCCGACGACGAGTTCGCCGAGCCTCGACGTGCTGGCCGCGGATCTCGCGCGCCGCGCGGGTCGTACCGACGACGCCGTGCGGCTGGCGGCGCTCGCGCAACGCCGCTGGCCCGCGTCGCATGCGGCGATCGTCGCGCACCTGCAGGCGCTGATCGCGGCGCGCCGCTTCGCCGAAGCGCAGACGCTGGCCCGCACGCAGGCGGACGCGGACCCCGAGCAGCCGGACTGGTGGGACTACCTCGCGAAGGCGAGCGACGGCAAGGGCGACGTGCTCACGCGGCGCCGCGCGCTCGCGGAGAAGCTGGCGCTCGACGGCGCGTGGCCGTCGGCGATTCGGCAGTTGAAGGAGGCGCGCGACGCGAAGGACGTGTCGTTCTACGATCAGTCGATCATCGGCGCGCGGCTGCTGGAATTCGAGGCGCGCTACAAGGAAGAGCGCGAAGACGAGAAGAACGGCCGCGGCTGA
- a CDS encoding branched-chain amino acid transaminase, translating to MSMADRDGKIWMDGKLIDWRDAKIHVLTHTLHYGMGVFEGVRAYKTADGSTAIFRLREHTKRLLNSAKIFQMDVPFDRETLEAAQLEVVRENKLESCYLRPIIWVGSEKLGVSAKGNTIHVAIAAWPWGAYLGEDGLAKGIRVKTSSFTRHHVNVSMVRAKASGWYVNSILANQEATADGYDEALLLDVDGYVSEGSGENFFLVNHGKLYTPDLSSCLDGITRDTIITLAKDAGIEVIEKRITRDEVYTADEAFFTGTAAEVTPIRELDNRTIGSGARGPVTEKLQSAFFDIVSGKNAKYAHWLSKV from the coding sequence ATGTCAATGGCCGACCGCGACGGCAAGATCTGGATGGACGGCAAGCTGATCGACTGGCGCGACGCCAAGATCCACGTCCTGACCCATACGCTGCACTACGGCATGGGCGTCTTCGAGGGCGTGCGCGCATACAAGACGGCCGACGGCAGCACCGCGATCTTCCGCCTGCGCGAGCACACGAAGCGGCTGCTGAATTCGGCGAAGATCTTCCAGATGGACGTGCCGTTCGACCGGGAAACGCTCGAAGCCGCGCAGCTCGAAGTCGTGCGCGAAAACAAGCTCGAATCGTGCTACCTGCGCCCGATCATCTGGGTCGGCTCGGAAAAGCTCGGCGTGTCCGCGAAGGGCAACACGATCCACGTCGCGATCGCGGCCTGGCCGTGGGGCGCCTACCTCGGCGAGGATGGCCTCGCGAAGGGGATCCGCGTGAAGACGTCGTCGTTCACGCGCCACCACGTCAACGTGTCGATGGTGCGGGCAAAGGCCTCGGGCTGGTACGTGAACTCGATTCTCGCGAACCAGGAAGCCACGGCCGACGGCTACGACGAAGCGCTGCTGCTCGACGTCGACGGCTACGTGTCGGAAGGCTCCGGCGAAAACTTCTTCCTGGTCAACCACGGCAAGCTCTACACGCCCGACCTGTCGTCGTGCCTCGACGGCATCACGCGCGACACGATCATCACGCTCGCGAAGGACGCCGGCATCGAGGTGATCGAGAAGCGCATCACGCGCGACGAGGTCTACACGGCCGACGAAGCGTTCTTCACGGGCACGGCCGCCGAAGTCACGCCGATCCGCGAGCTCGACAACCGCACCATCGGCAGCGGCGCACGCGGCCCGGTCACGGAAAAGCTCCAGTCGGCGTTTTTCGATATCGTGTCGGGCAAGAACGCGAAGTACGCGCACTGGCTGTCCAAGGTCTGA
- the moaC gene encoding cyclic pyranopterin monophosphate synthase MoaC has product MSGLTHFDAAGHAHMVDVGGKQETQRVAVARGTIRMLPATFALIRDGKAKKGDVLGVARIAAIQGAKRTADLIPLCHPLALTRVAVDFELDDALPGVHCVAQVETFGRTGVEMEALTAVQVGLLTVYDMCKAVDRGMVITDVSVREKRGGKSGDWTAEDAGG; this is encoded by the coding sequence ATGTCAGGACTTACCCACTTCGACGCCGCCGGCCATGCGCATATGGTCGACGTCGGCGGCAAGCAGGAAACGCAGCGCGTCGCGGTTGCACGCGGCACGATCCGGATGTTGCCCGCGACGTTCGCGCTGATCCGCGACGGCAAGGCAAAGAAAGGCGACGTGCTCGGCGTCGCGCGGATCGCCGCGATTCAGGGCGCGAAACGCACGGCCGATCTGATTCCGCTGTGTCATCCGCTCGCGCTGACGCGCGTGGCGGTCGACTTCGAACTCGACGACGCGCTGCCCGGCGTGCATTGCGTCGCGCAGGTCGAGACGTTCGGGCGCACCGGCGTCGAGATGGAAGCGCTGACGGCCGTGCAGGTCGGGCTGCTGACCGTGTATGACATGTGCAAGGCCGTGGATCGCGGGATGGTGATCACCGATGTGAGCGTCAGGGAGAAGCGCGGCGGGAAGTCGGGCGATTGGACGGCGGAGGATGCGGGGGGTTGA
- a CDS encoding DUF2946 family protein, whose protein sequence is MDDIVRQAIAKWPNVPHCTGWLLLDRRGAWRLRDDAAQAAGELGSPVRHDALNAFIARNYACDAHGQWFFQNGPQRVYVELAYTPWVVRLVERDGQLELVDHTGAPFEPEAAWLDDAGGVLFRAAGAAGAANAPPRVAVLHDHDLGLFADHADFDATPPVLRWRDGRTLPLGSIARADVPATFGFVASPAQRARDTAAAADPGGGEG, encoded by the coding sequence ATGGATGACATCGTCCGACAGGCCATCGCCAAATGGCCGAACGTTCCGCACTGCACCGGCTGGCTGCTGCTCGACCGGCGCGGCGCATGGCGGCTGCGCGACGACGCCGCGCAGGCCGCCGGCGAGCTCGGCTCGCCCGTGCGGCATGACGCGCTGAACGCATTCATCGCCCGCAACTACGCATGCGACGCGCATGGGCAGTGGTTCTTCCAGAACGGCCCGCAGCGCGTCTATGTCGAGCTCGCCTATACGCCGTGGGTCGTGCGCCTCGTCGAACGCGACGGGCAGCTCGAGCTCGTCGATCACACCGGCGCGCCGTTCGAGCCCGAGGCCGCGTGGCTCGACGATGCGGGCGGCGTGCTGTTTCGTGCGGCGGGTGCGGCGGGCGCTGCGAACGCGCCGCCGCGCGTCGCGGTGCTGCACGATCACGATCTCGGCCTCTTTGCCGATCACGCCGATTTCGACGCGACGCCGCCCGTGCTGCGCTGGCGCGACGGCCGCACGCTGCCGCTCGGCAGCATCGCTCGCGCCGACGTGCCCGCGACCTTCGGCTTCGTCGCGAGCCCCGCGCAGCGCGCACGCGACACCGCCGCTGCAGCGGATCCGGGCGGCGGCGAAGGCTGA